A genomic window from Plutella xylostella chromosome 23, ilPluXylo3.1, whole genome shotgun sequence includes:
- the LOC105386189 gene encoding uncharacterized protein LOC105386189 encodes MTSLAPSVKYNNNKLVLKIEDHSIGTREFRERPDARGRGTADVAISFVSATRCEWLFRQSLESAFCVLEVRVLLLIIVKMSWSRADRLRLRRWVIFAASVAILATIWQVDTAVESARNYTRVTPRNLAHKLADFNTQRVLHPHMGAWLLESEESNASAWRYAVRYACGARCSGRATLVAKDLPNAQHVELSDRRCTHLPLLSWPTYCYETHTSAEVTSTADGALYRERAHARCSALRAWFGACSDELRGERELVMRRLAEMLRDGGSDL; translated from the exons ATGACGTCACTAGCGCCATCTGTgaaatataacaataacaagCTTGTGCTAAAAATAGAGGATCATAGTATCGGGACTCGGGAGTTTCGGGAGAGACCAGACGCGCGGGGGAGGGGAACGGCGGATGTTGCTATCTCGTTTGTATCCGCCACGAGATGTGAATGGTTGTTTCGTCAGTCGCTTGAAAGTGCGTTTTGTGTATTAGAAGTTCGTGTTTTGTTACTCATAATCGTGAAAATG TCGTGGTCCCGCGCCGACAGATTGCGTTTACGGCGGTGGGTAATCTTCGCCGCGTCTGTGGCTATTCTAGCAACGATCTGGCAAGTGGACACTGCGGTGGAGTCGGCGCGCAACTACACTCGCGTCACACCACGTAACCTCGCGCACAAGCTGGCCGATTTTAACACGCAACGTGTGTTGCATCCGCATAT GGGAGCATGGCTTCTAGAGTCGGAAGAAAGCAACGCGTCGGCCTGGCGCTACGCGGTGCGTTACGCGTGCGGCGCGCGGTGCTCCGGACGCGCAACGCTGGTAGCTAAGGATCTACCCAATGCGCAACACGTCGAGCTGTCTGACCGGCGATGTACTCACCTGCCACTGCTTTCGTGGCCGACCTATTgct ATGAAACGCACACATCAGCGGAAGTGACGTCCACGGCCGACGGCGCGTTGTACCGCGAGCGCGCGCACGCTCGCTGCTCGGCGTTGCGCGCGTGGTTCGGCGCGTGTTCGGACGAGTTGCGCGGCGAGCGGGAACTGGTGATGCGGCGCTTAGCGGAGATGTTGCGCGATGGTGGCAGTGATTTATGA